The following are encoded in a window of Flavobacterium cupriresistens genomic DNA:
- a CDS encoding MepB family protein — translation MNIKNNWNTSNSIPNDLLIAKKRVYDLLNFEGTQPEPESESMEYSAYRLQLNTKLICYREAKITPTKTGQFVTLWKRNPSKIIAPFDATDAIDYVIISVRKEDLLGQFIFPKSVLLERGIFSTDTKEGKRATRVYPPWDETTNKQAQKTQQWQLNYFIEIPLHEAVDLDRFKRLFNEN, via the coding sequence ATGAACATTAAAAACAATTGGAATACTTCGAACTCCATTCCGAACGACCTACTGATCGCCAAAAAACGGGTTTATGATCTCCTTAATTTTGAAGGTACTCAACCGGAGCCTGAATCTGAAAGCATGGAATATAGTGCGTATCGATTGCAATTAAACACCAAACTCATTTGTTATCGGGAAGCCAAAATAACGCCAACAAAAACGGGTCAGTTTGTAACTTTATGGAAACGCAATCCGTCGAAAATCATTGCTCCTTTTGATGCTACAGATGCGATTGATTATGTGATTATCAGTGTCCGAAAAGAGGATTTATTAGGGCAATTTATATTTCCTAAATCTGTCTTATTAGAACGCGGAATCTTTTCGACTGATACCAAAGAAGGAAAAAGAGCCACAAGAGTTTATCCGCCTTGGGATGAAACCACCAACAAACAAGCCCAAAAAACGCAACAGTGGCAATTGAATTACTTTATCGAAATACCTCTTCATGAAGCTGTCGATTTAGATCGGTTTAAACGTTTATTCAACGAAAACTAG
- a CDS encoding RNA polymerase sigma factor, producing the protein MKDDLDIYIKQCMQNNREGQLKIYQLFSPVLYGICLKYMKNEDDAKDVFQEAFIIVFQKISQYKFEGSFEGWLKRIFINKLIETLNKKKKENFFLDVFDPDTDFVDEEELDIIPIQQEKLLEYIRDLPDQYRTVFNLYVFEKMKHKEIAELLKISEGTSKSNLNRAKGILQKRILSIKNFKIA; encoded by the coding sequence TTGAAAGACGATTTAGATATATATATTAAGCAATGCATGCAAAACAACAGAGAAGGACAACTGAAAATTTATCAGCTGTTTTCTCCTGTTTTATATGGAATTTGCCTAAAGTATATGAAAAACGAGGACGATGCTAAAGATGTTTTTCAGGAAGCCTTTATCATTGTTTTTCAAAAGATAAGCCAATACAAATTTGAAGGAAGTTTTGAAGGCTGGCTGAAACGTATTTTTATCAATAAACTTATTGAAACTTTAAATAAGAAGAAAAAGGAGAATTTCTTTTTAGATGTTTTCGATCCGGACACCGATTTTGTAGACGAAGAAGAATTGGACATTATTCCGATACAACAGGAAAAACTATTAGAATACATTCGGGATTTACCGGATCAATACCGGACCGTTTTTAACTTATATGTTTTTGAAAAAATGAAACACAAAGAAATAGCCGAGTTATTGAAAATCTCAGAAGGAACATCAAAATCAAATTTAAACAGAGCTAAAGGAATATTGCAAAAGAGAATTTTGAGCATAAAAAATTTTAAAATAGCATGA
- a CDS encoding T9SS-dependent choice-of-anchor J family protein, translating to MKNIYTMRHLVAFLSFFCCCSGSLVAQVTMPGAQPLPYTQNFDGLAANGTTYPAGLQGWSAATAPGSAYVTAATLVADKALTAGSTNSSTAATTSGNIHNYNGKIGFLNTGSVDLTIALAFSSTGQTGIQVQYDAMTIRNPYGLVSGTTTSERINEMVLQYRVGTTTAFTTLLETAYTNNTTQQTGAVTDPQNTRTIKITLPAECDNQSIVQIRWISKQNSGGGSRPSFAIDNIDVRSDIAAPVNAAGYPKADNVLSQSFDFSNKLDEKGKTYYVLLNGGSAEPTVAQLKSGLDANGTAALQSGFLDIVDASQAYVKNFDGLALNTAYTVYSISEDPYHNIQASVHKLEVTTSSVAIPSLVTTSTSLDLGFSEAGYDSEIASYQIQGSSLTHNVIVTASGNFTISKDNTVFQSAVTYNVSDFDSNATPTVYVKFTPSATGTFSGEIKHESTGATTKTVALAGTGINPYVQGFNDVNVLTNSGWTQYNVAGTKNKWGSTTVARNVNSGTGAVLMNGYSDNGPSEDWLISPKLHLDNFNQFPLLSFYSRKFYAGTGLKLMVSVNYDGKSSPETATWTELNGNFPTATGTYAQSLYINLGAYKTSHTYLAWVYETTAGGTNNAAEWSFDDFAVTNEVGYVASNPILNFGDVSPNTISASQSFDFKADGYGDITLTAPTDYQLSLDNVLFQSSIVVTNADAAAGKTLYARFVPSVKALAISGPLTVTGAGLNKQIGALTGSSLPKAETFDIVTYNLEFFGSDVKGTDGAEFGPIDDALQIDNVAKVMNKLNADVYVVQEVSDDPSIDALIQKISINGKTFDKTISTSWSYSFNVPDPNFPPQKLVVLYNTQTTTVKSTRVMFKDLYDNVRSGAVTLPNYPGGNGASFFSSGRLPYMVKIETNIGGIQKEINLIDLHARANSGTDISRYNMRKYDVELLKDSLDVHYPNSNFMILGDFNDDVKISVVGTNTPSSYQKMVEDTDRYNALTLGISQAGAYSFLSSGGFLDHIIISNELTDQYIPNSIAVYDPRTDITNYVNTTSDHGPVIARFELKKDNLSTVDFQTKNGYFVQAYPNPASDVVNIAVKTNDDKNLKLRLYDMSGRLVASPVEIKGTSEKSDSVIQISNLKTGIYMYTLTENNKVIYSSKIIKK from the coding sequence ATGAAAAACATTTACACGATGCGCCACTTGGTGGCTTTTTTAAGTTTTTTTTGTTGCTGTTCGGGAAGTCTCGTTGCACAGGTTACGATGCCGGGCGCACAACCCTTGCCGTATACACAGAATTTTGACGGTTTAGCAGCTAATGGTACTACATATCCAGCAGGATTGCAGGGTTGGAGTGCGGCCACGGCACCCGGAAGTGCTTATGTTACAGCAGCTACTTTGGTTGCAGATAAGGCGTTGACGGCCGGAAGCACAAATAGCAGCACAGCAGCGACTACAAGCGGTAACATTCATAATTATAATGGTAAAATAGGTTTTCTTAATACCGGATCAGTTGATCTTACAATTGCCTTGGCTTTCTCCAGCACCGGACAAACAGGTATTCAGGTGCAGTATGACGCGATGACCATTCGTAATCCGTATGGGCTAGTGTCGGGTACAACAACATCGGAGCGAATAAATGAGATGGTTTTGCAGTACCGTGTGGGTACAACCACTGCTTTTACAACTTTATTGGAAACCGCTTATACAAATAACACAACGCAACAGACAGGAGCAGTTACCGATCCTCAAAATACAAGAACGATAAAAATAACATTGCCTGCGGAATGCGATAATCAAAGTATTGTTCAGATCAGATGGATTTCTAAGCAAAATTCAGGAGGCGGTTCTCGTCCTTCTTTTGCAATTGATAATATCGACGTGAGAAGTGATATTGCAGCTCCGGTAAATGCTGCAGGTTATCCAAAAGCGGATAATGTTTTATCACAAAGCTTTGATTTTTCTAATAAATTAGATGAAAAAGGAAAAACCTATTATGTTTTACTAAACGGCGGAAGTGCAGAACCTACCGTAGCGCAACTTAAGTCCGGTCTTGATGCAAATGGAACGGCAGCTTTACAATCCGGTTTTTTGGATATTGTTGATGCCTCACAGGCATATGTGAAAAATTTTGATGGTTTAGCTCTTAACACAGCCTATACTGTTTACTCGATTTCTGAAGATCCATACCATAATATTCAGGCTTCAGTTCATAAATTAGAAGTTACAACTTCAAGTGTTGCGATTCCTTCTTTAGTAACGACAAGTACTTCGCTTGATTTAGGATTCTCTGAAGCGGGTTATGATTCAGAAATAGCAAGTTATCAGATTCAAGGTAGTAGTCTTACTCATAATGTTATAGTGACCGCTTCAGGTAATTTTACGATCTCTAAGGACAATACTGTTTTTCAATCAGCAGTAACCTACAATGTGTCTGACTTTGATTCAAACGCAACGCCAACCGTTTATGTTAAGTTTACTCCAAGTGCTACCGGTACTTTTTCGGGAGAAATAAAGCATGAGTCAACTGGAGCAACGACCAAAACAGTCGCTCTTGCAGGAACAGGAATCAATCCGTATGTACAAGGTTTTAATGATGTAAATGTTTTAACAAATAGTGGCTGGACACAATACAATGTCGCCGGAACTAAAAATAAGTGGGGATCAACGACCGTCGCTCGAAATGTAAATTCCGGAACCGGTGCTGTTCTTATGAATGGGTATTCTGATAATGGTCCAAGCGAAGATTGGTTGATTTCACCAAAATTACACTTAGATAATTTCAATCAATTTCCTTTATTGTCTTTCTACTCTCGTAAATTTTATGCCGGAACAGGTTTAAAATTGATGGTTTCAGTAAATTATGACGGTAAAAGCAGTCCTGAAACGGCTACTTGGACAGAGTTAAATGGTAATTTTCCAACAGCAACGGGAACTTACGCGCAATCCTTATACATTAATTTAGGAGCGTATAAAACCAGTCATACCTATTTGGCATGGGTTTATGAAACCACAGCCGGAGGAACTAATAATGCGGCAGAATGGTCATTTGATGATTTTGCAGTTACAAACGAGGTGGGATATGTGGCTTCAAATCCTATTTTAAATTTTGGAGATGTTAGTCCCAACACTATATCGGCAAGTCAGTCTTTTGACTTCAAAGCTGATGGATATGGCGATATCACCCTTACAGCGCCTACAGATTATCAATTGTCTTTAGATAATGTTTTATTTCAATCCAGTATTGTGGTTACTAATGCTGATGCAGCGGCTGGTAAAACACTTTATGCAAGATTTGTACCTTCTGTAAAAGCGTTAGCTATTTCCGGACCTTTAACGGTGACTGGAGCAGGATTAAACAAACAAATCGGAGCACTGACAGGTTCTTCTTTGCCTAAAGCAGAAACTTTTGATATCGTGACTTACAATTTAGAGTTTTTTGGAAGTGATGTAAAAGGGACTGACGGAGCGGAGTTTGGCCCAATTGACGATGCATTACAAATCGATAATGTAGCCAAAGTAATGAATAAGTTAAATGCTGATGTTTACGTAGTGCAAGAAGTTTCAGATGATCCTTCTATAGATGCTTTGATTCAAAAAATAAGTATTAACGGAAAGACATTCGATAAAACAATTTCGACATCATGGTCGTATTCGTTTAATGTACCGGATCCAAATTTTCCTCCTCAAAAATTAGTGGTACTTTATAATACCCAAACAACTACTGTAAAAAGTACGCGTGTAATGTTTAAGGATTTGTATGATAATGTACGTTCGGGAGCCGTGACCTTGCCAAATTACCCAGGTGGTAACGGAGCTAGTTTTTTCTCTTCAGGTCGTTTGCCTTATATGGTTAAAATTGAAACTAATATTGGTGGAATCCAAAAAGAAATTAACCTGATCGATCTTCATGCTCGTGCCAATAGTGGAACTGACATCTCAAGATACAATATGCGTAAATATGATGTTGAATTACTAAAAGACAGTTTAGATGTGCACTACCCAAATTCAAACTTTATGATATTGGGCGATTTTAATGATGATGTAAAAATATCGGTTGTGGGTACAAATACTCCTTCTTCTTACCAGAAAATGGTGGAAGATACGGATCGTTACAATGCTTTAACTTTAGGGATTAGCCAGGCTGGAGCCTATAGCTTTTTAAGTTCAGGTGGATTCTTAGATCATATTATTATTTCTAATGAACTGACAGATCAGTATATTCCAAATTCTATTGCCGTGTACGATCCGCGTACAGACATTACAAATTACGTAAATACAACTTCAGACCATGGACCGGTAATTGCCCGTTTTGAATTGAAAAAGGATAATTTATCGACGGTTGATTTCCAAACTAAAAACGGATATTTTGTGCAAGCTTACCCTAATCCTGCATCAGATGTTGTAAATATTGCCGTGAAAACAAATGATGATAAAAATCTGAAGTTAAGACTTTATGATATGTCTGGGCGTTTGGTTGCAAGCCCGGTTGAAATAAAAGGGACTTCTGAAAAAAGTGATTCCGTAATTCAGATTAGCAATCTTAAAACAGGAATCTATATGTATACTTTAACAGAAAACAATAAGGTTATATATAGTAGCAAGATTATTAAAAAGTAA